The bacterium genome window below encodes:
- a CDS encoding PaaI family thioesterase, whose protein sequence is MAEENALDQVHPSIRPMLQTLGFVRYVELDEEKRHAVVEFEVRPDHCHSGNVAQGGFVTGWIDNAMATASMIGGDGRVAMSLDVKVSFFRAANPGPVIAEGWVEHGGGRTVFAEGLLRTPAGVTIAKATSTIALLKPRAA, encoded by the coding sequence ATGGCAGAAGAGAACGCGCTCGACCAAGTCCACCCGTCCATCCGCCCGATGCTCCAGACCCTGGGCTTCGTCCGCTACGTGGAGCTCGACGAGGAGAAGCGACACGCGGTGGTCGAGTTCGAGGTGCGCCCCGACCACTGCCACTCGGGCAACGTCGCCCAGGGCGGGTTCGTCACCGGCTGGATCGACAACGCGATGGCGACGGCTTCGATGATCGGAGGCGACGGGCGCGTCGCGATGTCCCTCGACGTGAAGGTCTCGTTCTTCCGCGCCGCGAATCCCGGCCCCGTGATCGCCGAGGGCTGGGTCGAGCACGGCGGTGGGCGCACGGTCTTCGCCGAAGGTCTGCTCCGCACGCCGGCGGGCGTGACGATCGCGAAGGCGACGTCGACGATCGCGCTGCTGAAGCCGCGCGCGGCCTAG
- a CDS encoding alpha/beta hydrolase, with product MAQSTISSRQVQSRSLSFHTLECGEAQPGEDPVILLHGFPQTSHMWRHQLPVLGERFHCFAPDTRGYGGTDKPRVRLDRSILARDVIDFMDALGIERARLVGHDWGGIIASAAALKYPDRFSRLALLDTLVSVWITWGIHGYWFKAEPDAERFWEKHHADFIRSVFAGESGKYGGPPESPWAGVEGSEGSAALDGFDPTQFWTAHDVDHYVEAFSDPASWFHSIEYYRHCLPFHVATPDASAPGGQRFEFRTSQQIAAMWHHENLLFGHPEWNDNFMVFAPEDWHLTYDGPTMYVFSPFLVPQAFEDGEPPADDYIPSGNPYADSFAHHFPDLRTRGVQSGHFIPEEAPERTNELLLQFLAGEI from the coding sequence ATGGCCCAATCCACGATTTCCTCCCGCCAGGTCCAGTCCCGCTCTCTCTCTTTCCACACGCTCGAGTGCGGGGAGGCCCAGCCGGGTGAAGATCCGGTCATCCTGCTCCATGGGTTCCCCCAGACGTCGCACATGTGGCGCCACCAGCTGCCGGTCCTCGGCGAACGCTTCCACTGCTTCGCTCCGGACACCCGCGGCTACGGCGGGACCGACAAGCCGCGGGTCCGTCTCGATCGCTCGATCCTCGCCCGCGACGTGATCGACTTCATGGACGCGCTCGGGATCGAACGCGCGCGCCTCGTCGGTCACGACTGGGGCGGGATCATCGCGAGCGCCGCGGCCCTCAAGTACCCGGACCGCTTCAGTCGACTCGCGCTCCTCGACACCCTCGTCTCGGTCTGGATCACGTGGGGGATCCACGGGTACTGGTTCAAGGCCGAGCCCGATGCCGAACGCTTCTGGGAGAAGCACCACGCGGACTTCATCCGTTCGGTCTTCGCCGGCGAGAGCGGCAAGTACGGCGGCCCGCCGGAATCACCCTGGGCCGGTGTCGAGGGCTCGGAAGGGTCGGCCGCCCTCGACGGCTTCGATCCGACGCAGTTCTGGACGGCGCACGACGTCGACCACTACGTCGAAGCGTTCTCGGATCCGGCCAGCTGGTTCCACTCGATCGAGTACTACCGCCACTGCCTGCCCTTCCACGTGGCGACGCCGGACGCGAGCGCGCCCGGTGGTCAGCGCTTCGAGTTCCGCACGAGTCAGCAGATCGCCGCCATGTGGCACCACGAGAACCTGCTCTTCGGCCATCCGGAATGGAACGACAACTTCATGGTCTTCGCGCCCGAAGACTGGCACCTGACCTACGACGGGCCGACGATGTACGTGTTCAGCCCCTTCCTCGTGCCGCAGGCCTTCGAGGACGGCGAGCCGCCGGCCGACGACTACATCCCGAGCGGCAACCCCTACGCGGATTCCTTCGCCCATCACTTCCCGGACCTCCGTACCCGGGGAGTCCAGTCCGGGCATTTCATTCCGGAAGAGGCACCGGAGCGGACGAACGAGCTGCTGCTCCAGTTCCTCGCTGGGGAGATCTGA
- a CDS encoding nitroreductase family deazaflavin-dependent oxidoreductase: MAENPMTEKEFSQLRKFIKPFSKLNVFVYKLTGGRLMGKFQGRPVVLIEMTGAKSGKQVTIPLMYVPHEQGVIIVGSQGGAPKSPVWVKNIQKNPQIIAQYRGKKMNLVARQVSDEEKARLWPICVEHYHEFDDYQKRTDRNIPVFDCQPAE; this comes from the coding sequence ATGGCCGAGAATCCGATGACCGAGAAGGAGTTCTCCCAGCTCCGCAAGTTCATCAAGCCCTTTTCGAAGCTGAACGTCTTCGTCTACAAGCTCACCGGCGGCCGCCTGATGGGCAAGTTCCAGGGCCGACCGGTCGTGCTGATCGAGATGACCGGCGCCAAGAGCGGCAAGCAGGTCACGATCCCGCTCATGTACGTCCCGCACGAGCAGGGCGTGATCATCGTCGGCTCCCAGGGCGGCGCGCCCAAGAGCCCCGTCTGGGTCAAGAACATCCAGAAGAACCCGCAGATCATCGCCCAGTACAGGGGCAAGAAGATGAACCTCGTCGCCCGCCAGGTGAGCGACGAAGAGAAGGCGCGCCTCTGGCCGATCTGCGTCGAGCACTACCACGAGTTCGACGACTACCAGAAGCGCACCGACCGCAACATCCCGGTCTTCGACTGCCAGCCGGCGGAATAG
- a CDS encoding sulfotransferase, whose translation MSADAIPRFIIGTGRCGSTILSKMIDVHPDVCVLSEFLVGLDAIRKFGERDVDGAELASICDCGLRSTGEFKKIVGHLKTPEIQFDLEHPPAGVSPKNYRDGVYPELILLPLATLFDDPTVAFDELVEFAGKQPTRKLSEQLLALFEWTTGRAGKTVWIERSGGTLAQLPELIELFPDARFLHLHRDPLDVARSMKNHNHMRLFALSHYGLRTDAGLAWSDLDASDLNDAGPMSPKLRALFEHDVPIEIFLRDWNEMVLRGFASVKRLDARQYAEVSFEDLQADPKRVLGQIVDFFDLPGGDAWMDDASALLTPGKAGRATPTPAESDTVRALCHAALVLLDREASHPSSGNQFADRPA comes from the coding sequence TTGTCCGCCGACGCCATCCCGCGCTTCATCATCGGCACCGGTCGATGCGGCTCGACGATCCTCTCGAAGATGATCGACGTGCATCCGGACGTCTGCGTCCTCTCGGAGTTCCTGGTCGGGCTCGACGCGATCCGGAAATTCGGGGAGCGGGACGTCGACGGCGCCGAGCTCGCCTCGATCTGCGACTGCGGGCTCCGCTCGACGGGGGAGTTCAAGAAGATCGTCGGCCACCTGAAGACGCCGGAGATCCAGTTCGACCTCGAGCATCCGCCGGCGGGGGTCTCGCCAAAGAACTACCGCGACGGCGTCTACCCCGAGCTGATTCTGCTTCCCCTCGCGACGCTCTTCGACGACCCGACCGTCGCCTTCGACGAGCTCGTCGAGTTCGCCGGCAAGCAGCCGACGCGGAAGCTGAGCGAGCAGCTCCTCGCCCTCTTCGAGTGGACGACCGGGCGCGCGGGCAAGACGGTCTGGATCGAGCGGAGCGGCGGCACCCTCGCCCAGCTCCCCGAGCTGATCGAGCTCTTCCCCGACGCGCGCTTCCTCCATCTCCACCGCGACCCCCTCGACGTCGCGCGTTCCATGAAGAACCACAACCACATGCGGCTCTTCGCGCTCAGCCACTACGGCCTGCGGACCGACGCGGGGCTCGCGTGGAGCGACCTCGACGCGAGCGATCTGAACGACGCGGGGCCGATGTCCCCGAAGCTCCGGGCGCTCTTCGAGCACGATGTCCCGATCGAGATTTTCCTGCGCGACTGGAACGAGATGGTGCTCCGGGGCTTCGCGTCGGTGAAGCGACTCGATGCGCGGCAGTACGCGGAGGTCTCCTTCGAAGACCTCCAGGCGGATCCGAAGCGCGTCCTCGGCCAGATCGTCGACTTCTTCGACCTGCCGGGCGGCGACGCCTGGATGGACGACGCGAGCGCGCTCCTCACCCCGGGCAAGGCGGGACGCGCAACGCCGACTCCCGCGGAGTCGGACACGGTCCGCGCCCTCTGCCACGCCGCGCTCGTCCTGCTCGACCGCGAGGCGAGCCACCCCTCGTCGGGCAACCAGTTCGCCGACCGCCCCGCCTAG